Proteins encoded by one window of Brevibacterium atlanticum:
- a CDS encoding amidohydrolase, translating to MEEMTPTIVRADSIVAQAEPGPDAPGGREPEAFAMTGETITATGDLRELRDRFPGAEVLDLGDATIVPGLNDAHTHLALTAGDALHLDLSHAAVGSVTGLLDAVAAEVGAASAGDWVKGSRYDDEKTGIVLRDDLDRIAAEVPVIVTHVAGHWAVVNSAGLEWLGIEETSTDPDGGRYDRYSDGRLNGRLVERALMNVSMPATARGGRFIPGDTVEDLQIGAARTIAQWNAAGLTSICDALISPQDIGILSAVRDDGGLGLRIGMLLSIDHYDKAADLGIGSGFGDDRLRLIGVKAFLDGAIGGRTCLLSEPFTDPNYQGVQTTSTEELRSAIERVHSDGNRIGVHANGDAAIRLVLDAFEDVSARIPRPGLRHRIEHCSLIDDDILARMSRLGAIAVPFAGYAGYHGGALNSWYGTERMGRMFAHRSFLDSGVTVAGSSDYPCGPFQPLFGLQSLVTRTGVDDGVEVGPAQKVSAAEALSIFTLGSAEASGEETFKGRLAPGYLADFTVLGENPLTIDPHGISDIDVRATYVGGDEVYSE from the coding sequence ATGGAGGAGATGACACCGACGATCGTCCGCGCCGATTCGATTGTCGCGCAGGCCGAACCCGGGCCCGATGCACCCGGTGGACGTGAGCCCGAGGCGTTCGCCATGACCGGAGAGACCATCACCGCCACGGGCGATCTCAGAGAGCTCCGCGATCGCTTCCCCGGCGCCGAGGTGCTCGACCTCGGCGATGCGACGATCGTGCCCGGTCTCAATGACGCCCACACCCACCTCGCGCTGACCGCCGGGGACGCGCTCCATCTCGACCTGTCTCATGCTGCCGTCGGTTCGGTCACCGGACTTCTCGATGCGGTCGCCGCCGAGGTGGGAGCCGCCTCGGCGGGGGATTGGGTCAAGGGCAGTCGCTATGACGATGAGAAGACCGGGATCGTCCTCCGCGACGACCTCGACCGCATCGCGGCCGAGGTGCCGGTGATCGTCACTCACGTCGCCGGACACTGGGCGGTGGTCAACTCGGCTGGCCTCGAATGGTTGGGCATCGAAGAGACATCGACCGATCCCGACGGCGGACGCTATGACCGGTACTCGGATGGGCGACTCAACGGCCGCCTCGTGGAGAGGGCACTGATGAATGTGTCGATGCCGGCCACGGCGCGCGGCGGTCGCTTCATCCCCGGAGACACCGTCGAGGATCTGCAGATCGGAGCTGCCAGGACGATCGCCCAGTGGAACGCCGCCGGGCTGACCTCGATCTGCGATGCGCTCATCAGCCCCCAGGACATCGGGATCCTCTCCGCCGTTCGCGACGACGGCGGATTGGGGCTGCGGATCGGCATGCTCCTGTCCATCGACCACTACGACAAGGCCGCTGACCTCGGCATCGGCAGCGGGTTCGGCGACGACCGACTCAGACTTATCGGAGTCAAGGCTTTCCTCGACGGAGCGATCGGTGGGCGGACCTGCCTGTTGTCGGAGCCATTCACCGACCCGAACTATCAGGGGGTGCAGACCACCTCGACCGAGGAGTTGCGCTCAGCCATCGAACGCGTCCATTCCGACGGCAATCGCATCGGCGTCCATGCCAATGGTGATGCCGCGATCCGCCTCGTCCTCGACGCGTTCGAGGATGTGTCGGCCCGAATCCCGCGCCCCGGTCTGCGCCACCGGATCGAGCACTGCAGCCTGATCGACGATGACATCCTCGCACGGATGAGCCGCCTCGGTGCCATTGCTGTGCCGTTCGCCGGATACGCCGGTTACCACGGTGGGGCGCTGAACTCCTGGTATGGGACCGAGCGGATGGGGCGCATGTTCGCCCACCGGTCATTCCTCGACTCCGGGGTCACCGTGGCCGGGTCCTCGGACTATCCGTGCGGCCCATTCCAGCCGCTGTTCGGCCTCCAGTCGCTGGTCACCCGCACTGGAGTCGACGATGGGGTGGAGGTCGGGCCGGCCCAGAAGGTATCGGCCGCCGAGGCGCTGTCGATCTTCACGCTTGGATCGGCCGAAGCATCCGGCGAGGAAACGTTTAAGGGCCGCTTGGCACCCGGCTACCTCGCCGACTTCACCGTTCTCGGCGAAAATCCGCTGACCATCGACCCGCACGGGATCTCAGACATCGACGTGCGCGCCACCTACGTCGGCGGAGACGAGGTGTACTCCGAGTGA
- a CDS encoding DUF3311 domain-containing protein: MSEAHDSASRSGPPRRWSLLLLIIPVILYVLTPVVANSVEPRLFGMPFIVTYTIIVTILTWFFVWMAARGDRFYRGDLPEHIPSDVAFGEDYAIDPVADGEEADR; this comes from the coding sequence ATGTCAGAAGCCCACGATTCTGCGTCACGGTCGGGGCCGCCTCGGCGATGGTCGCTGTTGCTCCTCATCATTCCGGTGATCCTCTACGTGCTCACCCCGGTGGTCGCGAACTCGGTCGAACCGCGCCTCTTCGGCATGCCGTTCATCGTCACCTACACGATCATCGTCACGATCCTCACCTGGTTCTTCGTGTGGATGGCCGCTCGCGGGGACCGCTTCTACCGCGGCGACCTGCCCGAGCACATCCCCTCGGACGTCGCATTCGGTGAGGACTACGCGATCGACCCAGTGGCCGACGGTGAGGAGGCCGACCGATGA
- a CDS encoding DUF6204 family protein translates to MTWNFRITVRGRFAELDEEQRRSLRAAQDDHDMLSASFPREGTFLYTPELVHYQHRYLITSDEADRDDAETLANIRAEELSAADLAARGLSGRTKGVSAVCVEEFKVRPRSRT, encoded by the coding sequence ATGACTTGGAATTTCCGCATCACCGTTCGCGGCCGCTTCGCCGAACTCGACGAGGAACAGCGCCGCAGCCTCCGTGCAGCACAGGACGATCACGACATGCTCTCCGCGAGCTTCCCCCGCGAGGGAACGTTCCTCTACACGCCTGAGCTCGTGCACTATCAGCACCGCTACCTGATCACCAGCGATGAGGCGGACCGCGATGACGCTGAAACGCTGGCGAACATCCGAGCCGAGGAGCTCTCTGCCGCCGACCTCGCCGCGCGCGGTCTGAGCGGCAGAACGAAGGGCGTGTCCGCTGTATGCGTCGAAGAATTCAAGGTGCGCCCGAGGTCACGGACATGA
- a CDS encoding helix-turn-helix domain-containing protein → MSDESPVGSNADSSLRAALALAAVASSLDTAIGAALSRVGLSFTDLRRLRVIGAHPQGLTREDLAEVMGEPRSQTIRSSAPLVKLGWLSRRESGEFVLTDSGHHLVDQAEGIAEKAADRWFTDSGLSPTEVIASARGRSAPESSPAAR, encoded by the coding sequence ATGAGCGATGAATCGCCTGTCGGCTCCAACGCCGATTCGAGCCTCAGGGCCGCACTGGCCCTCGCTGCGGTCGCGAGTTCCCTCGACACCGCGATCGGCGCCGCGCTCTCGCGTGTGGGGCTCAGCTTCACCGACCTCCGCCGGTTGCGCGTCATCGGTGCACACCCACAGGGACTGACCCGAGAGGATCTCGCCGAGGTGATGGGTGAGCCCCGGTCACAGACCATCCGCTCCAGCGCCCCTCTCGTCAAACTCGGCTGGCTCTCCCGCCGGGAGTCCGGTGAGTTCGTCCTCACCGACAGCGGACACCACCTCGTCGATCAGGCCGAAGGCATCGCCGAGAAGGCGGCCGACCGCTGGTTCACGGACTCCGGTCTGAGTCCGACAGAGGTGATCGCGAGTGCGAGGGGACGGTCAGCACCCGAGTCCTCCCCCGCTGCACGCTGA
- a CDS encoding beta-ketoacyl-[acyl-carrier-protein] synthase family protein, with the protein MSAERNVVVTGLGAITPSGQDPETLWDSVRSGTSAIDVLKGEQFENLAVRIGGQIRDFDAEAVLPRALARRLSPVQHWAIAAADQAFAQAGIPVPADDLPWDRDSTAVIAATGSGPVDATQGATRALDAGGPRGVPLTLAIHGAPDSAAALISQRFDLRGPGQGVSATCASGAIGLGEAMRRIRHGYADALLVVGMEDCLGPVNLASNANMRALAAGFEDDPTAASRPFDRDRSGFVMSQGAAAILLESADSAASRGTMPLAELAGFGAASDAHHPTNPHPGGRGAASAVVQALNDAGLEPGDIDHINAHATGTPAGDRAELAAFDSALGEDGRSIPISATKSSTGHLLGASGVLEAIIAIMTMRDQTLPPTLNLADNEFPEWDIVAGHACELREGSDLAEAAVNTVLSTSFGFGGHNGAIILRRPRR; encoded by the coding sequence GTGAGCGCCGAGCGCAACGTCGTCGTCACCGGACTCGGCGCGATCACCCCCAGCGGGCAGGATCCCGAAACCCTCTGGGATTCCGTGCGCTCCGGAACCAGCGCCATCGACGTCCTCAAGGGTGAGCAGTTCGAGAACCTCGCCGTGCGGATCGGCGGGCAGATCAGAGATTTCGACGCCGAGGCGGTCCTGCCCCGAGCGCTCGCCCGCCGGCTGAGCCCCGTTCAGCACTGGGCCATCGCCGCCGCCGATCAGGCGTTCGCGCAGGCAGGAATCCCGGTCCCCGCCGACGATTTGCCATGGGACCGCGATTCCACTGCCGTCATCGCCGCCACCGGCTCCGGACCTGTCGATGCCACGCAGGGGGCCACTCGCGCCCTCGACGCGGGCGGACCCCGCGGTGTCCCGCTCACTCTCGCCATCCACGGGGCACCGGACTCCGCGGCCGCGCTGATCAGCCAGCGCTTCGACCTCCGCGGCCCCGGACAGGGAGTCTCGGCGACCTGCGCGTCCGGGGCGATCGGCCTCGGCGAGGCGATGCGCCGGATTCGCCACGGCTACGCCGATGCCCTGCTCGTCGTCGGCATGGAGGACTGCCTCGGCCCGGTCAACCTCGCCTCGAACGCGAACATGCGCGCCCTAGCCGCCGGGTTCGAGGACGACCCGACTGCGGCCAGCCGACCTTTCGACCGCGACCGCAGCGGGTTCGTCATGAGCCAGGGTGCCGCCGCGATCCTCCTCGAATCCGCGGACTCGGCGGCCTCACGTGGGACGATGCCGCTGGCCGAGCTCGCGGGATTCGGCGCCGCCAGCGATGCTCACCACCCGACGAACCCGCATCCGGGCGGACGGGGAGCCGCCTCGGCGGTGGTGCAGGCATTGAACGACGCAGGGCTGGAACCCGGCGATATCGACCACATCAACGCCCACGCCACGGGCACGCCTGCCGGGGATCGCGCGGAACTCGCCGCGTTCGACTCGGCGCTGGGTGAGGACGGGCGCAGCATCCCGATCTCGGCGACGAAATCGTCGACGGGGCACCTGCTCGGCGCCTCCGGGGTCCTCGAGGCGATCATTGCGATCATGACGATGCGGGATCAGACGCTGCCCCCGACGCTCAACCTCGCCGACAACGAGTTCCCCGAATGGGACATCGTCGCAGGCCACGCCTGTGAATTGAGAGAGGGGTCGGACCTCGCCGAGGCGGCCGTGAACACCGTCTTATCAACGTCGTTCGGCTTCGGCGGGCACAACGGCGCGATCATTCTGCGGCGGCCGAGGCGCTGA
- a CDS encoding class I adenylate-forming enzyme family protein, translated as MPITSTILDVARTRPNQLAILGAFDQVLTYADLVEDSRRMYTAVDALHAEQEDPPTPAPETQGIPITAVSLTSAYETSRIIAGLAGFRAVSATIDPRWPLSHQVGVIVTTGIGVVISGSTELAEALASANWTGTVITAAEFHAWEAAIDLAETAPPTVRDDAEPFLMLFSSGTTSNPKAFIKTRRQYRDNVAVSSAHLAPFPGVATLAPGPVSYSLTLYAVIESLATGGSVHVADEFDPFTMGARIAHEDITRIVAVPAVVRAIAEAARRSPERFRGLDLVVTGGANLPASIRSSLGEVLPDTRLISYYGAAEIGFIGDSRDGDGTWITVYDTIGAEVRGDDGVPLPDGEIGTLWIKAAACSYGYVTGTTDAQLQGPDGWASVGDQGRIENGLLQLAGRAGDIAITGGHKVSLPEVERAFETFSPVGSEGDGEVAGDGGSARDRQPRLGEVCAIALPDESLGSIVALVIEPDSAESASDDVPRQSGIPDKAELLAHARAQLAPQFVPRRFYALDRLPRTVGGKIRRAETVELIMSGLGVRL; from the coding sequence TTGCCCATCACTTCAACGATCCTCGACGTCGCGCGGACGCGTCCCAACCAGCTCGCCATCCTCGGCGCCTTCGATCAGGTGCTCACCTACGCCGATCTCGTCGAGGACTCGCGAAGGATGTACACCGCCGTCGACGCCCTCCACGCCGAGCAGGAAGATCCTCCGACCCCGGCCCCCGAGACTCAGGGCATCCCGATCACGGCCGTGAGCCTCACCTCGGCGTATGAGACCTCCCGGATCATCGCCGGGCTCGCCGGCTTCCGCGCGGTCTCGGCGACCATCGATCCCCGCTGGCCGCTGAGTCACCAGGTCGGTGTCATCGTGACGACCGGAATCGGGGTCGTCATCAGCGGCTCGACCGAACTCGCCGAGGCGCTCGCCTCCGCGAACTGGACCGGAACCGTCATCACCGCCGCCGAGTTCCACGCGTGGGAGGCCGCGATCGACCTCGCCGAGACCGCACCACCGACCGTCCGTGACGATGCCGAACCGTTCCTCATGCTCTTCTCCTCGGGCACGACGAGCAACCCGAAGGCGTTCATCAAGACCCGCCGGCAGTACCGCGACAATGTCGCCGTCTCCTCGGCCCATCTCGCACCCTTCCCCGGCGTGGCCACGCTCGCCCCCGGCCCTGTGTCCTACAGCCTCACCCTCTACGCCGTCATCGAGAGCCTCGCCACCGGCGGCAGCGTCCACGTCGCCGACGAGTTCGACCCCTTCACCATGGGCGCGCGCATCGCCCACGAAGACATCACCCGCATCGTCGCCGTTCCCGCCGTGGTGCGTGCCATCGCCGAGGCGGCCCGCCGTTCACCCGAACGATTCCGCGGTCTCGACCTCGTCGTCACCGGGGGAGCGAACCTGCCGGCGAGCATCCGCAGCAGCCTCGGCGAGGTACTGCCCGATACCCGGTTGATCAGCTATTACGGTGCCGCCGAAATCGGATTCATCGGCGACAGCCGCGACGGTGACGGCACCTGGATCACCGTCTACGACACGATCGGCGCCGAAGTCCGCGGCGACGACGGAGTGCCTTTGCCCGACGGCGAGATCGGCACCCTGTGGATCAAGGCCGCCGCCTGCTCCTACGGCTACGTCACCGGCACGACCGACGCCCAGCTGCAAGGACCCGACGGCTGGGCCAGCGTCGGCGACCAGGGCCGGATCGAGAACGGCCTGCTCCAGCTGGCCGGGCGCGCCGGAGACATCGCCATCACCGGAGGGCACAAGGTGTCCCTGCCTGAGGTGGAGCGGGCGTTCGAGACGTTCTCACCGGTCGGGAGCGAGGGCGACGGTGAGGTCGCCGGCGACGGTGGGTCTGCACGTGATCGCCAGCCCCGCCTCGGTGAGGTGTGCGCGATCGCGCTTCCCGATGAGAGCCTCGGCAGCATTGTTGCGCTCGTCATCGAACCAGATTCCGCAGAATCCGCCTCGGACGACGTTCCCCGGCAGTCCGGCATACCCGACAAGGCCGAACTCCTCGCTCACGCCCGCGCCCAGCTGGCCCCACAGTTCGTGCCGCGTCGGTTCTATGCACTCGACCGACTGCCGCGGACCGTCGGCGGGAAGATTCGGCGGGCCGAAACCGTTGAGCTGATCATGAGCGGACTGGGAGTGCGACTGTGA
- a CDS encoding TetR/AcrR family transcriptional regulator produces the protein MIESPTPRLTRRESQELTRRRLIESAATLFADHGVRATSLIAVAENAGFSRGAVHGNFSDKDELAAAVVQFVVEDLGPELGRALSSPGSANDRLAAYISTHIDYCRREPTRAAAIIAAVGYLSRSAAAAPSYGERSADSVADLVALFEDGQRRGEMRDFDPITMALSLRSVLDTAVPTHSSIEANEIIALFDHATRAEEAPQ, from the coding sequence ATGATCGAATCCCCCACGCCTCGGCTGACGCGTCGAGAGAGCCAGGAACTCACCCGCCGGCGTCTCATCGAATCGGCGGCGACGCTCTTCGCCGACCACGGGGTGCGCGCCACCTCTCTCATCGCGGTCGCGGAGAACGCCGGGTTCAGCCGAGGTGCGGTCCACGGGAATTTCTCCGATAAGGACGAGCTCGCGGCCGCAGTCGTGCAGTTCGTCGTCGAGGACCTCGGCCCCGAACTCGGCCGGGCGCTCAGCTCGCCAGGGTCGGCGAATGACCGGCTCGCGGCCTATATCTCCACGCACATCGACTACTGCCGGCGCGAACCGACTCGAGCCGCGGCCATCATCGCTGCTGTGGGTTACCTCAGCAGATCCGCCGCCGCGGCACCGTCGTATGGCGAGCGTTCCGCTGACTCCGTCGCCGATCTCGTCGCCCTCTTCGAGGACGGACAGCGTCGCGGCGAGATGCGCGACTTCGACCCGATCACGATGGCCCTGTCGCTGCGCTCCGTCCTCGACACAGCCGTACCCACCCACAGCAGCATTGAGGCGAACGAGATCATCGCCCTGTTCGACCACGCCACCCGAGCCGAGGAGGCCCCACAATGA
- a CDS encoding sodium:solute symporter family protein, which yields MSTPAIIACIIFGLAMLATIGIGVWSGRGREKSLDEWSVSGRGLGVVFILLLMAGETYTSFSFLGTAGWSYSYGVPILYLIGYLSIGLVVAYLVGPLFWTYAARHKLVSLSDIVEHRFRSRGLAILVAVLATIFIVPYIQLQIQGMGAVVNAMSYGAIDLKIAAIISFIVAEAFILFSGLRGSAWVSVFKDGLVILAVAFLAVYVPLHYFDGLAPLLDRLVVEKSQWLTFPGAGDGVYGSAWFISTIILNGITITVFPTSIAGYLSGTSANALRRNSIILPWYQLLLLVPMMVGVAALFVVPALKDADLALFSVVIDSLPAPIVALIGVAGALSAIVPMSVYMLSIGSMWGRTVLGGGLAGPKDAASLTSEQLAARGLRQKTLSQWVCLAVGVIALVMSLLMPDALVELSVLSYEGLAQVVPAALLALYWPRMSKQAAAAGLIGGSVVMVALHYTGNDPLLGINGGLWAVAANLVVVILVTLAKPDPRWVSSSERESQAVS from the coding sequence ATGAGCACTCCAGCGATCATCGCCTGCATCATCTTCGGCCTCGCCATGCTCGCGACCATCGGCATCGGCGTGTGGTCGGGTCGGGGCAGGGAGAAGTCCCTCGACGAATGGTCGGTGTCCGGGCGCGGCCTCGGCGTCGTCTTCATCCTCCTGCTCATGGCCGGCGAGACCTACACGTCGTTCTCATTCCTCGGCACCGCCGGCTGGTCGTACTCCTACGGTGTGCCGATCCTCTACCTCATCGGCTATCTGAGCATCGGGCTTGTCGTCGCCTACCTCGTCGGCCCACTGTTCTGGACCTATGCGGCCAGGCACAAGCTCGTCAGCCTCTCCGACATCGTCGAACACCGGTTCCGCTCGCGGGGGCTGGCGATTCTCGTCGCCGTGCTCGCGACGATCTTCATCGTTCCCTACATCCAGCTGCAGATCCAGGGCATGGGCGCCGTGGTCAACGCGATGAGCTACGGCGCGATCGACCTCAAGATCGCGGCGATCATCTCCTTCATCGTCGCCGAGGCGTTCATCCTCTTCTCGGGTCTGCGCGGTTCCGCATGGGTGTCGGTGTTCAAGGACGGGCTCGTCATCCTCGCCGTCGCGTTCCTCGCGGTCTATGTGCCGCTGCACTACTTCGACGGGCTCGCGCCGCTGCTCGACCGCCTCGTGGTCGAGAAGTCGCAGTGGCTGACCTTCCCCGGTGCCGGCGACGGGGTCTACGGCAGCGCATGGTTCATCTCGACGATCATCCTCAACGGCATCACGATCACGGTGTTCCCCACGTCGATCGCCGGGTACCTGTCAGGCACCTCGGCGAACGCGCTGCGCCGGAACTCGATCATCCTGCCCTGGTACCAGCTCCTGCTCCTCGTGCCGATGATGGTCGGTGTGGCCGCGCTGTTCGTCGTACCCGCACTCAAGGATGCGGATCTGGCACTGTTCTCCGTGGTCATCGACTCTCTGCCGGCGCCGATCGTCGCGCTCATCGGTGTTGCCGGTGCGCTGTCGGCGATCGTGCCGATGAGCGTGTACATGCTCTCGATCGGATCCATGTGGGGCCGGACTGTTCTGGGCGGCGGTCTGGCCGGCCCGAAGGATGCGGCCTCGCTGACAAGCGAGCAGCTTGCCGCTCGAGGGCTGCGCCAGAAGACGCTGTCTCAGTGGGTGTGCCTGGCTGTCGGCGTGATCGCACTGGTGATGAGCCTGCTCATGCCCGATGCGCTCGTCGAGCTCTCGGTGCTCAGCTACGAAGGTCTGGCCCAGGTCGTCCCTGCGGCGCTGCTCGCGCTCTACTGGCCTCGGATGTCGAAGCAGGCCGCTGCGGCGGGTCTCATCGGCGGGTCGGTCGTCATGGTCGCCCTCCACTACACGGGCAACGATCCGCTACTCGGCATCAACGGCGGCCTCTGGGCGGTCGCGGCGAACCTCGTCGTGGTCATCCTCGTGACATTGGCGAAGCCGGACCCTCGGTGGGTGTCCTCGAGCGAGCGGGAGTCGCAGGCGGTGAGCTGA
- a CDS encoding addiction module antidote protein, which produces MTTNEKYRSFDAANYVADTEDAVSLLQVALEDSVDDPGAMPAALGILARSGNMSELARRVGMSRDGLYRALSAEGNPTWSTILRVTQALDLHLEVRPGTQSA; this is translated from the coding sequence ATGACAACCAATGAGAAGTACCGGAGCTTTGATGCGGCGAACTACGTTGCCGACACCGAGGATGCAGTGTCACTGCTGCAGGTCGCTCTCGAGGACTCTGTCGACGACCCGGGAGCCATGCCCGCCGCATTGGGAATACTTGCGCGTTCAGGCAATATGAGCGAACTAGCCAGACGAGTCGGCATGAGCCGAGACGGCCTCTATCGAGCACTCTCTGCCGAAGGAAATCCGACCTGGTCAACAATCCTGCGGGTGACTCAGGCGTTGGACCTCCACCTGGAAGTGCGGCCCGGCACTCAATCGGCCTGA
- a CDS encoding acyl-CoA dehydrogenase family protein, translated as MTDRETRVAELAATYLPDEVLERFRERADVYDRENRFFDEDLAELKERGYLTLFVPKSFGGPGLSLFEVSRLQQRLASAAPATALAINMHLMCTGVVKAMNDRGDNSLGWVFDEVMAGEIFAFGISEPSNDWVLQGSNTEAVPTADGGFELTGVKIFTSLSPVWTRLIVHGSVVTDDDGIAGPDADQPAEGELVYGFIERSAPGITVSDDWDVLGMRASQSRATILKNVPMKPERVSRVIPAGKHPDLLTFAITSNFQLLIAAVYAGVAARALELGAAGLHKRKSAKAGTTFAEVPEARTRLADAHLDFLPVTAMIDAYARDFDDLVDHGAGWPLRLVGARIKSAEAARRCAETALMCTSGSGFGNTHELSRLFRDATAGLFPPPSADAARPMYAAALLDG; from the coding sequence ATGACCGACCGCGAGACGCGCGTGGCCGAACTCGCCGCGACCTACCTGCCCGACGAGGTCCTCGAACGCTTCCGCGAGCGTGCCGACGTCTACGACCGGGAGAACCGGTTCTTCGACGAGGACCTCGCCGAACTCAAGGAGCGCGGCTACCTCACGCTCTTCGTCCCAAAGTCCTTCGGCGGACCCGGGCTGAGCCTGTTCGAGGTCTCCCGACTGCAGCAGCGGCTGGCCTCGGCGGCCCCGGCGACGGCGCTCGCGATCAACATGCACCTCATGTGCACCGGTGTGGTCAAGGCGATGAACGACCGCGGCGACAACTCGCTGGGCTGGGTTTTCGACGAGGTCATGGCCGGTGAGATCTTTGCGTTCGGCATCTCCGAACCCTCGAACGACTGGGTTCTGCAGGGGTCGAACACCGAGGCGGTGCCCACTGCCGACGGCGGTTTCGAACTCACCGGGGTGAAGATCTTCACCTCGCTGTCTCCGGTGTGGACGCGGCTCATCGTCCACGGATCCGTGGTCACCGACGATGACGGGATCGCCGGTCCGGACGCGGATCAACCGGCCGAGGGTGAGCTCGTGTACGGGTTCATCGAGCGGTCGGCTCCCGGCATCACGGTCTCCGACGACTGGGACGTGCTGGGCATGCGAGCCTCGCAGTCGCGGGCGACGATCCTCAAGAACGTGCCGATGAAGCCCGAGCGGGTCTCGCGCGTCATCCCCGCCGGCAAGCACCCCGACCTGCTCACATTCGCCATCACCTCGAACTTCCAGCTCCTCATCGCCGCCGTCTATGCCGGGGTCGCTGCGCGGGCCCTCGAACTGGGGGCGGCGGGACTGCACAAGCGGAAGTCCGCGAAGGCCGGCACCACTTTCGCCGAGGTGCCCGAGGCTCGCACGCGTCTGGCCGACGCGCACCTCGACTTCCTGCCGGTCACCGCGATGATCGATGCGTATGCGCGGGACTTCGATGACCTCGTCGACCATGGCGCCGGCTGGCCGCTGCGGCTCGTCGGGGCGCGGATCAAATCCGCCGAGGCGGCCCGCCGCTGCGCGGAGACCGCGCTCATGTGCACGAGCGGCAGCGGTTTCGGCAACACACACGAACTCTCTCGCCTCTTCCGGGATGCCACGGCTGGGCTCTTCCCCCCGCCGAGCGCCGATGCGGCCCGCCCGATGTACGCGGCGGCCCTCCTCGACGGCTGA